Proteins encoded together in one Ammoniphilus sp. CFH 90114 window:
- a CDS encoding DUF1272 domain-containing protein, whose protein sequence is MALEMRENCERCESSLGDQALAFICVYECTFCTPCTEEMDHTCPNCGGELVRRPRRLQE, encoded by the coding sequence ATGGCATTAGAAATGAGAGAAAACTGTGAACGCTGTGAATCCTCTCTTGGGGATCAAGCTCTAGCCTTTATATGTGTCTATGAATGTACTTTTTGCACTCCCTGTACCGAAGAAATGGATCATACTTGCCCCAACTGTGGAGGGGAGCTGGTCAGAAGACCAAGGAGACTCCAAGAATGA
- a CDS encoding diphosphate--fructose-6-phosphate 1-phosphotransferase: MNLGKKPRVAIGQAGGPTAVINTSLIYFIEEAMKSYTVFGIINALQGLMENWIVEIDEEKFKELEPFRFAPGAILGSGRWSVQEDGLQLAVENLKKQEIHSLVLIGGNGTMKACQLMEETAAAMNYELQVIGIPKTVDNDLLVTDHTPGYGSAARYVASTVRDIGEDLKSMRNFENVRIVETMGRNVGWLTAASILLKESQEHPPHLIYVPETPFSIELFLQDVSKVVKDVGYALVVISEGIRDEQGQVLSQISLREGGKTVLGGASKYLADKVSGEMNLSVRAELLGMNQRCCAATVSKTDRYEAGLLGQEAVRLLDQGISGHMLTLIKDSEGDTYRVGKCSLSDVAGKERRMPESLLHEIEQGEGALFKKWLRSLVGDDLEAYPAWNSSQHFLKKGGN, translated from the coding sequence ATGAATCTGGGAAAAAAGCCTAGAGTAGCGATAGGTCAGGCAGGCGGTCCAACGGCGGTGATCAACACCAGCTTGATTTACTTCATAGAGGAAGCTATGAAGAGTTACACGGTCTTTGGTATTATTAATGCCCTTCAGGGGCTTATGGAAAATTGGATCGTTGAGATTGATGAAGAAAAATTTAAGGAACTAGAGCCTTTTCGCTTTGCACCCGGCGCTATATTAGGTTCGGGGAGATGGAGTGTTCAGGAAGATGGTCTTCAACTAGCCGTAGAGAATCTGAAAAAACAAGAGATTCATTCTCTTGTTTTGATCGGCGGCAACGGGACAATGAAAGCCTGTCAGCTTATGGAGGAAACAGCTGCGGCGATGAACTATGAGTTGCAGGTGATCGGAATTCCGAAAACTGTTGACAATGATCTCTTGGTTACGGATCACACTCCGGGCTATGGCAGTGCTGCACGGTATGTCGCTTCTACGGTAAGGGATATAGGAGAAGACCTGAAGTCCATGCGTAATTTTGAGAACGTCCGAATCGTTGAGACGATGGGGCGCAATGTAGGATGGCTAACGGCCGCAAGTATACTTCTAAAAGAAAGTCAGGAACATCCGCCTCATCTGATCTATGTACCAGAAACCCCCTTTTCCATAGAGTTGTTTCTTCAGGATGTTTCCAAGGTGGTCAAAGATGTCGGCTATGCTCTAGTGGTCATTAGTGAAGGGATTCGCGATGAACAAGGCCAGGTATTATCTCAAATAAGCTTACGCGAGGGGGGCAAAACGGTCTTGGGCGGGGCTTCTAAATATTTGGCTGATAAAGTCAGCGGGGAGATGAATTTGTCTGTCCGGGCAGAGTTGCTTGGCATGAATCAGCGTTGCTGCGCCGCGACAGTATCCAAGACAGATCGGTATGAAGCCGGACTGTTGGGCCAAGAGGCAGTCCGCTTATTGGATCAGGGTATATCCGGACACATGCTTACCCTGATTAAAGATTCCGAAGGTGATACTTATCGTGTCGGTAAATGTAGTCTATCGGATGTCGCGGGCAAAGAAAGAAGAATGCCGGAGAGTCTACTCCATGAGATCGAACAGGGGGAGGGAGCCCTATTTAAAAAATGGCTTCGATCCCTGGTTGGAGATGACTTGGAGGCCTATCCAGCCTGGAATTCTAGCCAACACTTTTTGAAAAAGGGGGGAAACTGA
- a CDS encoding MFS transporter, whose protein sequence is MEKRQVQIMAIITAICLLGDSMLYVVLPTHWKEIGLASLWEVGILLSVNRFIRLPMNPVISWLFMKLSRRTGIILAIVLTIMTTSSYGLFSSFWILVLMRCLWGVAWSFLRIGSYLMITDLSTDENRGHYMGTFNGLYRLGSLFGMVIGGIFADLAGLYMVSLVFAGAALCALPLVFLLSDPARGYVPQVGRAHTLQVFKNPPVLGVLTTGLFLNMLFQGLFVAVLSHLIDTRYPMITIVGLTLGAATLAGIMQGIRWGWEPILAPVFGKVSDGMGRKKALTIALFITSVIFALVPLQVPMVLWLIILLGVQMSATLITTVIDALALDMAKKEWKGAVTTSYIIATDLGSAIGPTLGYFLLASIGLESMYWGAAALLLVVSIIWWSVRDTKKASVPMAQ, encoded by the coding sequence ATGGAGAAAAGACAAGTTCAAATCATGGCCATCATTACAGCCATCTGTCTATTGGGAGATTCGATGCTTTATGTAGTTTTACCTACCCATTGGAAGGAGATTGGTTTAGCTTCTTTGTGGGAAGTGGGGATTTTACTATCCGTTAATCGGTTTATTCGTCTTCCGATGAATCCGGTGATTAGCTGGCTATTTATGAAATTGAGTAGGCGTACGGGAATTATTTTAGCCATTGTTTTAACGATCATGACAACCTCGTCCTATGGTCTGTTTTCTTCTTTCTGGATATTAGTGCTCATGAGATGCTTATGGGGAGTGGCATGGAGTTTCCTTCGGATCGGCTCCTATCTCATGATTACTGATCTATCAACGGATGAGAACAGAGGGCATTATATGGGCACCTTCAATGGTTTGTATCGACTTGGGAGTTTGTTTGGGATGGTGATTGGGGGAATCTTTGCCGATCTAGCCGGGTTGTATATGGTGTCGCTGGTTTTTGCAGGTGCAGCATTATGCGCCCTTCCTTTGGTCTTCTTACTTTCCGATCCGGCTAGGGGGTATGTGCCGCAGGTGGGTCGAGCCCATACGCTGCAAGTATTTAAAAATCCACCCGTATTAGGCGTGCTCACAACCGGTCTGTTCCTGAATATGTTGTTCCAAGGTTTGTTTGTGGCGGTGCTTAGTCACCTCATTGATACCCGATATCCCATGATCACGATCGTTGGTCTAACGCTTGGAGCCGCAACTCTTGCAGGCATTATGCAAGGAATTCGTTGGGGATGGGAGCCGATCTTGGCCCCTGTATTTGGGAAGGTCTCTGATGGCATGGGAAGGAAGAAAGCTTTAACGATAGCTCTATTCATTACCTCTGTGATTTTTGCCTTAGTTCCTTTGCAAGTGCCGATGGTTTTATGGCTGATCATCCTCCTCGGCGTGCAGATGTCAGCTACCTTGATCACAACCGTTATCGATGCCTTGGCTCTAGATATGGCGAAGAAGGAATGGAAAGGTGCGGTAACGACCTCTTACATTATTGCTACGGATCTAGGTTCTGCCATTGGACCTACATTAGGCTATTTTTTATTAGCGTCAATTGGACTAGAGAGTATGTATTGGGGAGCGGCTGCTTTACTTCTCGTGGTATCAATTATATGGTGGAGCGTGAGAGATACAAAGAAGGCTAGTGTTCCAATGGCACAATAG
- a CDS encoding antibiotic biosynthesis monooxygenase gives MSTFAHTPQPPYYAVIFTNQRSAGDHGYERMAEHMVSLASQQPGFLGVESVRDADGFGVTISYWESLEAIRSWKANEEHQLAQEKGKTAWYENYKTRICKVEKEYSLQEV, from the coding sequence ATGAGTACATTCGCCCATACGCCTCAACCGCCTTACTATGCTGTCATCTTTACGAATCAACGCTCTGCAGGAGATCATGGATATGAGAGAATGGCAGAGCATATGGTGTCGCTAGCCTCCCAACAGCCCGGATTCCTAGGAGTTGAAAGTGTGAGGGACGCTGATGGTTTCGGGGTCACGATTTCTTACTGGGAGTCTTTAGAGGCGATCCGTTCGTGGAAAGCCAACGAAGAACATCAGCTTGCGCAGGAAAAAGGGAAAACGGCTTGGTATGAGAATTATAAGACGAGAATCTGCAAAGTGGAGAAGGAGTATTCACTCCAAGAGGTGTAA
- a CDS encoding sugar phosphate isomerase/epimerase — MRIGLYHSCFRDWELEKTFAWAKEHGFYGIELHGGPRYKHINWKELAEGKNTTSIMKLQESYDMPIIGIMFGAIPFLSPDESKRAEAVEYIDMLLRAASNMGVKVVSTFTGRDPLKTIEENLDMYEQVFPAIAEKAEKYGVSLAFENCPMYEFWPPVYNIAVSPYLWKELFTRVPSNALGLNIDPSHLVWQGIDYVEAVHDFKDRIVLAQAKDTEVLLNVLRKEGMLTMKWWRHRIPGQGDVDWNKFITALHEIGYDHVLSIEHEDPIWEGTEELVQKGLLHAKRHLEQFI; from the coding sequence ATGCGAATCGGACTGTATCACTCTTGCTTTAGAGATTGGGAATTGGAGAAAACCTTTGCTTGGGCGAAAGAACATGGATTTTATGGAATTGAACTTCATGGTGGCCCTAGATATAAGCATATTAACTGGAAGGAGCTGGCGGAAGGGAAGAACACCACGTCCATCATGAAGCTGCAGGAAAGTTACGACATGCCGATTATCGGCATTATGTTTGGAGCCATTCCGTTCCTCTCACCCGATGAGAGCAAGCGGGCCGAAGCTGTCGAGTACATTGACATGCTCCTCCGTGCAGCAAGCAACATGGGGGTAAAGGTGGTATCAACGTTTACAGGCCGCGACCCGCTAAAGACGATCGAAGAAAACCTCGATATGTATGAGCAGGTGTTCCCCGCGATAGCCGAAAAAGCAGAGAAATACGGAGTATCGTTAGCGTTTGAAAATTGTCCTATGTATGAGTTTTGGCCTCCCGTTTATAACATCGCTGTTTCCCCCTATCTCTGGAAGGAGTTGTTCACTCGTGTTCCATCAAACGCACTCGGTTTAAATATAGATCCCTCTCACTTAGTTTGGCAAGGCATTGATTATGTAGAAGCCGTCCATGACTTTAAAGATCGCATCGTGCTGGCCCAGGCGAAAGATACGGAAGTCCTTCTCAATGTGTTGCGTAAGGAAGGAATGTTGACAATGAAGTGGTGGAGGCATCGGATTCCAGGTCAAGGAGACGTCGATTGGAATAAATTTATAACCGCCCTACACGAAATTGGGTATGATCACGTCCTTAGCATTGAGCACGAAGATCCAATTTGGGAAGGAACCGAGGAGTTGGTGCAAAAAGGCTTGCTCCACGCCAAAAGGCACTTAGAGCAATTTATTTAA
- a CDS encoding MFS transporter, with product MIKSVPFWFIASSLFLIMLGANIPIPLFSLYEQKWELSPGMITLIFAVYAFAIIPTSLIAGQLSDRIGRKWILVLGLSMSILGTVSFALADGTISILLSRVLQGLSVGLFNGVAVAAMTEIHPSQDKTFCAFVSSIAMSVGNALGPIFSASIAKSFMDSISMPYVILLIFLLPCLFVLVTIDETLKEKRKEKLYLPRVPTEIRSSFYLASCTSILVWAVIGLFLTVLPTYLFTFTGTKSIIVSGLIVFLALGSSTVVQVILRKLSFSTFIVTLVGIVSALFCLTGLVLLNWFASLPLLLLCAVFAGMGHGPAFVGSLSLVNEIAPKEVRGNVISIFYAISYLGVSIPLLGLGWGAQWLGLWPAVNLFMSLVIFLLLVIIRYWMNYNQMTKPLTIMNNSAQFKK from the coding sequence ATTATTAAGTCTGTTCCTTTTTGGTTTATAGCGTCTTCCTTATTTCTGATCATGCTAGGGGCTAATATTCCGATCCCGCTATTTTCATTGTACGAGCAAAAGTGGGAGCTCTCCCCTGGCATGATCACGTTGATCTTTGCTGTTTATGCTTTTGCTATTATCCCAACAAGTCTGATAGCTGGACAATTATCAGACCGGATCGGAAGGAAATGGATTCTGGTGTTGGGGTTAAGCATGTCGATTCTGGGTACTGTTAGTTTTGCTTTGGCAGATGGAACGATTAGCATTCTTTTATCGCGCGTGTTGCAAGGACTTTCTGTTGGGCTTTTTAACGGTGTCGCTGTCGCTGCCATGACGGAGATACATCCTTCACAAGATAAGACCTTTTGTGCCTTTGTATCATCGATTGCCATGTCTGTAGGGAATGCGCTTGGACCCATTTTTTCCGCTAGCATTGCTAAGTCTTTTATGGATTCGATAAGTATGCCATACGTTATCCTCTTAATCTTCTTGTTGCCTTGTCTTTTTGTCCTGGTAACAATTGACGAGACGCTAAAAGAAAAAAGAAAAGAGAAGCTTTATTTACCTAGGGTCCCGACAGAAATCCGTTCGTCGTTCTACTTGGCTTCTTGTACATCCATTTTAGTTTGGGCTGTAATCGGTTTGTTTTTAACGGTGCTTCCGACCTACCTGTTTACGTTTACAGGTACCAAGAGCATCATAGTATCCGGACTAATTGTGTTTCTAGCTTTAGGTTCCTCAACGGTCGTTCAGGTCATATTGCGAAAGCTTTCTTTTTCCACCTTTATCGTAACGTTAGTAGGGATTGTTAGCGCCTTGTTTTGTCTGACAGGATTAGTATTATTAAACTGGTTTGCCTCGTTGCCGTTGCTTTTACTATGTGCAGTCTTTGCAGGAATGGGGCATGGCCCAGCGTTTGTTGGCAGCTTGTCTTTGGTCAATGAGATTGCACCGAAAGAAGTACGTGGGAATGTGATCTCGATATTTTACGCAATCTCCTATTTGGGTGTTAGTATACCATTACTCGGATTGGGTTGGGGAGCACAGTGGTTAGGGTTATGGCCTGCAGTCAATTTGTTTATGTCCCTTGTCATTTTTTTGTTGCTGGTCATTATCCGGTACTGGATGAATTATAATCAGATGACGAAGCCGTTAACGATCATGAATAATAGTGCGCAATTTAAGAAGTGA
- a CDS encoding nucleoside triphosphate pyrophosphohydrolase, protein MPIYNKLVRDRIPEIIEKSGKKYSFRILEQEDYKLELQKKCREELDEYLQARNDQEAMEELADLLEMIYALVEVHDSSFEELEQIRREKAETRGGFQERLFLVGVDDDDI, encoded by the coding sequence ATGCCTATCTATAATAAACTTGTACGTGATCGCATCCCAGAGATTATTGAGAAATCGGGAAAAAAGTACAGTTTCCGCATCTTAGAACAGGAAGACTACAAGCTGGAGCTTCAGAAAAAATGCCGAGAAGAGTTGGACGAGTATCTGCAAGCGAGAAATGATCAGGAAGCCATGGAGGAACTAGCTGATTTGTTGGAGATGATCTATGCGTTAGTGGAGGTTCATGATTCTTCTTTCGAAGAATTGGAACAGATTCGCAGAGAAAAAGCCGAAACTCGAGGTGGATTTCAAGAACGATTGTTTCTCGTTGGAGTAGATGACGACGACATCTAA
- a CDS encoding Xaa-Pro peptidase family protein has product MVQSRFSKRLGEIREIMRANQVEWLRLTTQKNISWLIAGRTHVNTASELACCNFLISSVDCIFISNNIENERMLQEEILLRDEKDITGNEKWDWFEPAQLARRIEKYAATSRVVMDLELESVLLTLRSCVDVEDLPELRELGTLTTEAMEEAAMAVNKGDSEYQIAGKLAYHCWERELEPIVNLIAVDERAYVRRHPLPTPKRLEQYAMLVVCTRKNGLIASATRSLHFGAIPQELQARHQAAAEIDAKIMHLSRPGITLGSIFNRLKEFYHEAGYPEEFRLHHQGGLTGYATREKLATHGESFVVQANQVYAWNPSIAGAKSEDTLFVGVSENEILTPSKQFPMKEFQLEGLTWRRPAILQRQA; this is encoded by the coding sequence ATGGTGCAATCGCGTTTTAGTAAACGGCTAGGAGAAATACGTGAAATTATGCGGGCAAATCAAGTGGAGTGGTTACGACTAACGACTCAAAAAAATATCTCCTGGCTGATCGCTGGGAGAACCCATGTGAATACAGCTTCGGAACTAGCCTGCTGTAACTTTTTAATCTCCTCAGTGGATTGTATCTTTATTTCCAACAATATTGAAAATGAAAGAATGCTGCAAGAAGAGATTCTGCTTCGGGATGAGAAGGATATTACAGGGAATGAAAAATGGGACTGGTTTGAACCGGCTCAACTGGCAAGAAGGATAGAGAAATACGCCGCAACTTCTCGTGTTGTAATGGACCTGGAACTAGAATCGGTGTTACTCACCTTAAGAAGTTGTGTAGACGTGGAGGATTTACCTGAATTAAGAGAACTCGGGACATTAACGACTGAAGCCATGGAGGAAGCGGCCATGGCTGTGAATAAAGGAGACAGTGAATATCAGATCGCTGGCAAGCTAGCCTATCATTGCTGGGAGAGGGAACTCGAACCTATTGTGAATCTCATCGCAGTGGATGAAAGGGCCTATGTGAGAAGGCATCCTCTGCCGACCCCCAAGCGCCTAGAGCAGTATGCGATGTTGGTGGTGTGTACGCGGAAGAACGGTTTGATTGCTTCAGCAACGAGGTCACTGCATTTTGGTGCGATTCCACAAGAACTGCAGGCAAGACATCAGGCAGCAGCTGAGATTGATGCAAAGATCATGCATCTGAGCCGTCCGGGAATCACTCTGGGATCCATTTTTAATAGATTAAAAGAATTCTACCATGAAGCAGGTTATCCGGAAGAATTTCGGCTTCACCACCAGGGAGGATTAACCGGCTATGCAACGAGAGAGAAATTGGCGACCCATGGGGAAAGCTTCGTGGTTCAAGCTAATCAAGTTTATGCTTGGAATCCATCCATAGCGGGTGCAAAATCGGAAGATACGTTGTTTGTTGGAGTGAGTGAAAATGAAATTCTAACCCCCTCAAAACAGTTTCCCATGAAAGAATTTCAGTTGGAGGGCTTAACCTGGAGGCGACCGGCTATATTACAACGTCAAGCCTAA
- a CDS encoding ketose-bisphosphate aldolase has product MKLVSGKDMLVKARAEGYAVGAFSAHNIETVQAILAASVEERAPVMIQIGQRVIKHAGMKAMVKLIETLGEGVEAEAAIHLDHGNSFEQAVQAIQLQFQSVMYDGSHHPLEKNIEITKRVVEAAHAVGISVEGELGRIAGTEDDLTVSEEEAFLTNVEDAVRFVGETGVDYLAVAVGTAHGFYRGVPKIHFDRLDDIQLACSLPLVLHGGSGVPDHLIREAIPLGIAKINVDTELRHAFTLAAQKVWEKNPKEYHLATVHGESREAVKKKVIEKIRLFGSNGKAKGHSNLTSNKS; this is encoded by the coding sequence ATGAAGCTTGTGTCAGGAAAAGACATGCTCGTAAAAGCAAGAGCGGAAGGATATGCTGTAGGTGCGTTTAGCGCACATAATATTGAAACGGTTCAAGCGATTCTAGCCGCTTCTGTTGAAGAGAGAGCCCCAGTCATGATTCAAATTGGCCAACGGGTCATCAAGCATGCCGGAATGAAAGCGATGGTTAAGCTCATTGAGACATTGGGAGAGGGAGTGGAAGCAGAGGCAGCCATTCATTTAGACCATGGAAATAGCTTTGAACAGGCGGTCCAAGCGATTCAACTTCAATTTCAATCCGTGATGTACGATGGCTCTCACCATCCGCTTGAAAAAAATATTGAGATAACGAAACGCGTGGTCGAAGCGGCCCATGCTGTAGGGATTTCGGTTGAAGGGGAACTGGGGAGAATCGCTGGTACGGAAGATGATTTAACGGTAAGCGAGGAAGAGGCCTTTCTCACGAACGTAGAAGATGCTGTGCGATTTGTAGGGGAAACGGGAGTGGATTATTTAGCGGTGGCTGTAGGAACAGCCCATGGATTTTATAGAGGGGTGCCCAAGATTCATTTTGACCGATTGGATGACATCCAATTAGCATGTTCTCTGCCGCTAGTTTTGCACGGAGGCTCTGGTGTACCCGACCACTTGATCCGTGAAGCAATCCCCTTGGGCATTGCGAAAATTAATGTAGATACGGAACTTCGACACGCTTTTACGTTAGCAGCGCAAAAGGTGTGGGAGAAGAATCCTAAGGAATATCATTTGGCCACTGTGCATGGTGAATCAAGAGAAGCGGTAAAAAAGAAAGTGATTGAGAAAATTAGATTGTTTGGGAGTAATGGGAAGGCAAAAGGTCACTCCAATCTGACCTCCAATAAAAGTTGA
- a CDS encoding GntR family transcriptional regulator encodes MIGTDLNPNSPLPLYHQLKEILRHRIVHEWPVGSLIPTEQELIKEFKVSRTTVREAIMALVNEDLLEKKQGKGTIVTATKVEEKLGKLTGFAEEIAGRGLKHSARLLSCEFKTDLYYEISKLKLPIDASVFVIDRIQLADQEPFAYERSCWPEDLGQLLMVEDLNAVAFYQVLEKHGIALNEAIETIHAVNATKYEAEMLGINFGDALLERRRVSFDHGGRPIEYTKTKYRSDKYSYQAHLKR; translated from the coding sequence ATGATCGGAACAGACTTGAATCCCAATAGCCCCCTTCCGTTGTATCATCAACTGAAGGAAATCTTAAGGCATAGAATTGTCCATGAGTGGCCAGTAGGTAGTTTGATTCCGACAGAACAGGAACTGATCAAAGAATTCAAGGTCAGTCGGACGACCGTTCGGGAAGCCATTATGGCCCTGGTGAATGAAGACTTGCTCGAAAAGAAGCAGGGGAAGGGCACCATTGTTACGGCTACAAAGGTGGAAGAGAAGCTGGGCAAATTGACGGGATTTGCGGAAGAAATTGCAGGAAGAGGACTTAAGCATTCAGCAAGATTACTTAGCTGCGAGTTTAAAACAGATCTATACTATGAAATATCCAAACTAAAACTGCCAATAGACGCTTCTGTATTTGTAATCGATAGAATCCAGCTTGCAGATCAAGAACCTTTCGCCTATGAAAGAAGCTGTTGGCCGGAGGATTTGGGTCAACTTCTCATGGTAGAGGATTTGAATGCGGTAGCTTTTTATCAGGTACTTGAGAAACATGGTATCGCTTTGAACGAAGCTATCGAAACGATCCATGCTGTGAATGCAACGAAATATGAAGCGGAGATGCTTGGAATTAATTTCGGGGATGCTCTGTTGGAACGGCGAAGAGTCAGCTTCGATCACGGGGGAAGGCCGATTGAATATACCAAGACCAAATATCGCAGTGATAAATATTCATATCAAGCTCATTTGAAAAGGTAA
- a CDS encoding Gfo/Idh/MocA family protein — MGKRYRIAVLGAGDMGRCHVQGWQLAGHEVVSITDTDKNRAFDLAKKAGVEQVYMDFTESVTRSDIDVVSIALPLVYHGPATILAAQHGKHVFCEKPLASSWEEVERMQKAVKEAGVKFGLGFQRNFAHGVELVQKWAEEGVFGSPMVFSSDLLQEVRPKIAMHDKDGNQGPVVDTCCHFFLMWQTIFRSKPKKVYARGGILGKGRPEIAHFKELAVDTAIITIEYESGDIGTMTISWGLAKDTQLQANPDRIFGPKGGAVGYFNTWGRDSGTEVKLYIGDQLEVVPLEKRELHKVEFEAFIEALQTNAPEPYGFELGMEMLKLSYAVLESIETGQVVTV, encoded by the coding sequence ATGGGGAAACGGTACAGAATTGCCGTGCTTGGTGCTGGAGACATGGGGCGCTGTCATGTGCAAGGTTGGCAGTTGGCCGGCCATGAAGTGGTGTCGATTACCGATACGGACAAAAATAGAGCTTTTGATTTAGCCAAAAAGGCAGGGGTTGAACAGGTTTACATGGACTTTACCGAATCTGTAACACGTAGCGATATTGATGTTGTTTCTATTGCGCTGCCTCTGGTCTATCATGGCCCTGCTACCATCCTGGCTGCCCAGCATGGCAAACACGTATTTTGTGAGAAGCCCTTAGCAAGCTCATGGGAAGAAGTGGAGAGGATGCAGAAGGCGGTGAAGGAAGCGGGAGTGAAATTCGGGTTGGGCTTTCAACGTAATTTTGCTCATGGCGTTGAACTAGTTCAGAAGTGGGCTGAGGAAGGAGTATTCGGCTCCCCGATGGTGTTCAGCTCGGATCTTCTGCAAGAGGTAAGACCGAAGATTGCCATGCATGATAAGGACGGAAACCAGGGTCCTGTTGTGGATACTTGTTGTCACTTCTTCTTAATGTGGCAAACGATTTTTCGTTCTAAACCAAAGAAGGTTTACGCAAGAGGAGGGATATTAGGAAAGGGTCGCCCTGAAATCGCACATTTTAAAGAATTGGCTGTGGATACGGCGATCATCACCATCGAATATGAATCAGGGGATATCGGAACGATGACCATATCCTGGGGCTTAGCTAAGGATACCCAACTTCAGGCAAATCCAGATCGAATATTCGGCCCGAAGGGTGGCGCTGTCGGGTATTTCAATACTTGGGGAAGGGACAGTGGAACAGAGGTCAAGTTGTATATTGGAGATCAGCTTGAAGTGGTTCCCTTGGAAAAGAGAGAACTACATAAAGTCGAGTTTGAAGCCTTTATTGAGGCCCTGCAAACGAATGCACCCGAGCCTTATGGGTTTGAACTAGGAATGGAAATGTTGAAGCTGTCCTACGCGGTTCTCGAATCGATTGAAACAGGTCAAGTGGTCACCGTCTAA